The Struthio camelus isolate bStrCam1 chromosome 5, bStrCam1.hap1, whole genome shotgun sequence genome has a segment encoding these proteins:
- the DISP2 gene encoding protein dispatched homolog 2 isoform X3 — MPEIGNTELSYSGTSWERICPVHHCPIPASPRLGGEHLPSSSHTLGPISTQSNGQVPSSSQGSQQPHLYYSCNQQEPGGSYGLPPLPGHGERPMLCSHHSSGDPTPASHHDVSETPWKQWSPGQRPSRPVQHHIVTVRHDKAFRMPKSYSQMIAEWPVAVLALCSVTAVVCTLAGLLVGNLPDFSEPLMGFEPRDTDIGRKLIVWKNVESHTGYKKTFSLSPYTEKNSYDGMGISRGQKAVPGEQEARTRRMVEHIYGADGFFCGPPEKSYSQLVFMSTTAGSLWNLQAIQSMCQIEQDKIRSHVHFRDLCQRTEANECCPSWSLGNYIAVLYNRSSCLEITQGDISHTLALLRSCAPDYHKGAAFYASYISNIIAIRCFAVYMGTSVLVNLVFMMTWLPSSAVLYERYIATNCIYKPEDYWNNTGHKRVIVSLHYILRGLQNTLCETSKLLFEKLLPCGVIKFRYIWICWFAALAIGGAYISCSNPKLKLPTLETSSVQVFRLSHPFERYDSEYCHQFMFERLEHGEGQRMPVTIVWGILPVDNGDHFNPKSNGTLVTDITFTIQNPDAQKWLLEFCQKVKNKTFYYPDAEQKSTVCFMEEFLRWMDSRQCSQRDHSFNLCCNQFSFPYGSDVFLHCIKMMLLEQGREGAETYDLGLRFDGEGNLAALVLQFQTIYHYSFNYSKAKHFYEEINLWITEEMKTAPVGLQNGWFTSKLELYNLQHSLSTETMVVMGLSIAISFVVLLLTTWNVLLSVFSVTAIAGTVLVTVGLLVLLEWQLNAVESLFISAAVGLSVDFTVNYCISYHLCPHSDRLSRVAFSLKQMSCATAMAASALFSAGVIMLPATVLAYRKLGIFIMMIKCISCGFASFFFQSLCCFFGPEKNCGQILWPCAHTMKDYSDDSGLNGSFACGGSEKQNRLRKVQESNTANEQYELQPLSRKLSDSFDNSTSTSKLSNRPSVLSEDTQLEDNRCPRTGMHPSLERERQNLQETLGDQQVGLCQCPALQTSSPYKHSSSGAEIQRERLCRDCQCQKYGPKAWDESVLDHIQLAGVKDDGQLNKSQCSSDTAQQQSDYTSDNSHLPAADIYKIHRCLCSLGSSFDMLNISSETSISDFEQGLKLAESASSCPDVLELSDSYSQTERGYLNGKRDTLRLDLRETVFDISPVASQQNSSSWKNRFGLGSEDPVVLPNSQPDMPDVWIKRSSAQNAGYSS, encoded by the exons ATGCCAGAGATTGGGAACACCGAGCTCAGCTACAGTGGAACTTCCTGGGAAAGAATCTGCCCAGTCCATCACTGCCCCATTCCTGCATCCCCCAGGCTAGGGGGAGAGCACCTGCCCTCCTCCAGCCACACGCTTGGACCAATTTCAACCCAGTCCAATGGGCAGGTACCATCCAGCTCCCAGGGCTCACAGCAGCCTCACCTGTATTACTCCTGCAACCAGCAGGAGCCCGGAGGCAGCTACGGCCTGCCTCCACTCCCAGGGCATGGCGAGAGGCCCATGCTGTGTTCCCACCATTCCAGCGGTGATCCCACACCGGCTTCCCACCATGACGTCTCGGAAACTCCCTGGAAACAGTGGTCCCCTGGCCAGCGACCCTCACGGCCAGTGCAGCATCACATTGTAACAGTCAG ACATGACAAAGCTTTCAGGATGCCAAAAAG TTATTCTCAAATGATCGCTGAATGGCCCGTAGCTGTCCTGGCGCTGTGTTCAGTGACAGCTGTGGTTTGTACTTTAGCTGGCCTGCTTGTTGGAAATTTGCCAGATTTCTCAGAACCCTTAATG GGTTTCGAGCCACGAGATACTGACATTGGCAGAAAGCTCATTGTGTGGAAGAACGTAGAGAGCCATACAGGCTACAAGAagaccttttccctttctccctatACTGAGAAGAACAG CTATGATGGCATGGGCATTAGCAGAGGACAGAAGGCTGTTCCAGGTGAACAGGAAGCGAGGACACGGAGAATGGTGGAACACATCTATGGAGCAGATGGTTTCTTTTGTGGTCCCCCAG aaaagagcTATTCCCAGCTGGTATTTATGTCCACAACTGCTGGGAGCTTATGGAACTTGCAAGCTATTCAGTCCATGTGTCAAATTGAACAAGACAAG ATACGCTCACATGTTCATTTTAGAGACCTCTGTCAACGTACTGAGGCCAATGAATGCTGCCCAAGCTGGTCTCTGGGGAACTATATTGCTGTCCTGTACAATAGGTCTTCTTGTTTGGAGATAACCCAAGGAGACATTTCCCATACCCTGGCTCTCCTTCGTTCCTGCGCTCCAGACTACCACAAAG GTGCTGCTTTCTATGCCAGCTACATTAGCAATATAATAGCCATCCGCTGCTTTGCTGTCTACATGGGCACCTCTGTACTGGTGAACCTGGTATTCATGATGActtggcttccttcttctgctgtccTGTACGAGCGCTACATAGCAACAAACTGCATTTACAAGCCGGAAGACTACTGGAACAACACTGGCCATAAGAGAGTTATTGTCTCCCTCCATTACATTCTCAGGGGTCTCCAGAACACATTGTGTGAAACCTCCAAGCTGTTATTTGAGAAGCTTCTGCCTTGCGGGGTCATAAAGTTTCGGTACATCTGGATCTGCTGGTTTGCAGCCTTAGCAATAGGAGGTGCCTACATTTCCTGTTCCAACCCTAAGCTCAAACTGCCTACTCTTGAGACATCATCTGTTCAGGTGTTTAGATTGAGCCATCCTTTTGAGAGGTACGATTCCGAGTACTGTCACCAATTCATGTTTGAGAGGCTGGAGCACGGAGAAGGACAGCGTATGCCTGTCACAATAGTATGGGGCATTCTGCCTGTGGATAATGGGGATCATTTCAATCCAAAAAGCAATGGCACCCTAGTGACAGATATCACCTTTACAATCCAAAATCCCGATGCCCAGAAGTGGCTCCTCGAATTCTGCCAGAAAGTGAAGAACAAAACGTTCTATTACCCCGATGCTGAGCAGAAATCTACCGTGTGCTTCATGGAGGAGTTTCTCAGGTGGATGGACAGTCGCCAATGCTCCCAACGAGACCACAGCTTCAACCTCTGTTGTAACCAGTTCTCTTTCCCGTACGGAAGCGACGTTTTCCTACACTGCATCAAAATGATGCTCCTGGAACAAGGTAGGGAAGGGGCTGAAACATATGATCTGGGTCTCAGGTTTGACGGAGAGGGAAATCTTGCTGCCTTAGTGCTACAGTTTCAAACTATTTATCACTACAGCTTCAATTACAGCAAAGCCAAACATTTCTACGAGGAAATCAACCTCTGGAtaacagaggaaatgaaaactgcCCCCGTGGGGCTTCAAAACGGATGGTTTACCAGTAAACTAGAGCTATACAATCTTCAGCACAGTCTTAGCACAGAAACGATGGTGGTCATGGGGCTCTCCATAGCCATTTCCTTTGTAGTGCTGCTGCTCACCACTTGGAACGTTCTCCTTAGCGTTTTCTCCGTTACTGCTATTGCAGGCACCGTCCTGGTAACTGTTGGCCTTTTGGTCCTCTTGGAATGGCAGCTCAATGCAGTGGAATCTCTCTTCATTTCAGCTGCAGTAGGTCTCTCCGTTGACTTTACCGTGAACTACTGCATCTCCTACCATTTGTGCCCCCATTCTGATCGCCTAAGCCGAGTGGCCTTTTCCCTGAAGCAGATGAGCTGTGCCACAGCCATGGCAGCTTCTGCTCTGTTCTCTGCAGGGGTCATCATGTTGCCGGCTACCGTCCTGGCGTATAGGAAGCTGGGGATATTCATAATGATGATCAAGTGTATCAGCTGTGGGTTTGCCAGCTTCTTCTTCCAGTCACTGTGCTGCTTCTTTGGCCCAGAGAAGAACTGCGGGCAGATCCTTTGGCCTTGTGCCCACACCATGAAAGACTATTCTGATGACTCTGGGCTGAATGGAAGCTTTGCCTGTGGGGGAAGTGAGAAGCAAAACAGACTGCGTAAGGTCCAGGAGTCCAACACTGCAAATGAGCAATATGAGCTCCAGCCCTTGTCCAGAAAACTCAGTGACAGTTTTGACAACAGCACTTCCACAAGCAAGTTGTCCAATCGGCCATCAGTACTGTCTGAAGACACACAACTGGAAGACAACAGATGCCCCAGAACAGGAATGCACCCTTCTcttgaaagagaaagacagaatctGCAGGAGACTCTTGGAGACCAGCAGGTTGGTCTGTGTCAGTGCCCTGCCTTACAGACGTCTTCTCCATACAAGCACAGCAGCTCAGGAGCAGAAATTCAAAGGGAGAGGCTCTGTAGAGATTGTCAATGTCAAAAGTACGGTCCAAAAGCTTGGGACGAGTCTGTGCTGGACCACATCCAACTGGCTGGTGTGAAAGATGACGGGCAGCTCAATAAATCACAGTGCTCTAGTGACACTGCCCAGCAGCAGTCAGATTATACCTCAGACAACAGTCATCTTCCTGCTGCTGACATCTACAAAATTCACAGATGCCTTTGTTCTCTTGGCAGCTCTTTTGACATGCTCAACATCTCCAGTGAGACGTCAATTAGTGATTTTGAGCAAGGCCTAAAACTTGCTGAATCAGCCAGTTCTTGTCCAGATGTTTTAGAGCTGTCAGATTCATACAGTCAAACAGAAAGAGGTTACTTGAACGGGAAGAGAGATACCCTGCGGCTGGACCTGAGGGAGACTGTGTTTGATATCTCGCCAGTAGCATCACAGCAAAACAGCTCCTCATGGAAAAATCGATTTGGATTAGGGAGTGAAGATCCAGTTGTGTTACCAAACAGCCAACCAGATATGCCTGATGTTTGGATCAAACGATCTAGTGCACAAAATGCTGGTTACAGCAGTTGA
- the DISP2 gene encoding protein dispatched homolog 2 isoform X1, with amino-acid sequence MEAAPGAPRREQRPEGTRRGRASGSPREKRNAGPCQTCLAMPEIGNTELSYSGTSWERICPVHHCPIPASPRLGGEHLPSSSHTLGPISTQSNGQVPSSSQGSQQPHLYYSCNQQEPGGSYGLPPLPGHGERPMLCSHHSSGDPTPASHHDVSETPWKQWSPGQRPSRPVQHHIVTVRHDKAFRMPKSYSQMIAEWPVAVLALCSVTAVVCTLAGLLVGNLPDFSEPLMGFEPRDTDIGRKLIVWKNVESHTGYKKTFSLSPYTEKNSYDGMGISRGQKAVPGEQEARTRRMVEHIYGADGFFCGPPEKSYSQLVFMSTTAGSLWNLQAIQSMCQIEQDKIRSHVHFRDLCQRTEANECCPSWSLGNYIAVLYNRSSCLEITQGDISHTLALLRSCAPDYHKGILTPSCIGPETVRQKHSQCANVPEKCTRFNAIYQLLHFLVDRDFLSPQTMEYQVPSLKYSLLFLPTRKGASMMGIYLDNLESWDLFDNYTSITGMDLGLKQKLFQHYLLLDTKYPVLAILAIFLSISFYLRSVFITFMVLLAVVSSLMISYFLYKVAFRFTYFPFVNLTAIVILSSICANHTFVFFDLWNLSKSQNPSAGLPQWVSQTMHHFAYLMLASCFTTGAAFYASYISNIIAIRCFAVYMGTSVLVNLVFMMTWLPSSAVLYERYIATNCIYKPEDYWNNTGHKRVIVSLHYILRGLQNTLCETSKLLFEKLLPCGVIKFRYIWICWFAALAIGGAYISCSNPKLKLPTLETSSVQVFRLSHPFERYDSEYCHQFMFERLEHGEGQRMPVTIVWGILPVDNGDHFNPKSNGTLVTDITFTIQNPDAQKWLLEFCQKVKNKTFYYPDAEQKSTVCFMEEFLRWMDSRQCSQRDHSFNLCCNQFSFPYGSDVFLHCIKMMLLEQGREGAETYDLGLRFDGEGNLAALVLQFQTIYHYSFNYSKAKHFYEEINLWITEEMKTAPVGLQNGWFTSKLELYNLQHSLSTETMVVMGLSIAISFVVLLLTTWNVLLSVFSVTAIAGTVLVTVGLLVLLEWQLNAVESLFISAAVGLSVDFTVNYCISYHLCPHSDRLSRVAFSLKQMSCATAMAASALFSAGVIMLPATVLAYRKLGIFIMMIKCISCGFASFFFQSLCCFFGPEKNCGQILWPCAHTMKDYSDDSGLNGSFACGGSEKQNRLRKVQESNTANEQYELQPLSRKLSDSFDNSTSTSKLSNRPSVLSEDTQLEDNRCPRTGMHPSLERERQNLQETLGDQQVGLCQCPALQTSSPYKHSSSGAEIQRERLCRDCQCQKYGPKAWDESVLDHIQLAGVKDDGQLNKSQCSSDTAQQQSDYTSDNSHLPAADIYKIHRCLCSLGSSFDMLNISSETSISDFEQGLKLAESASSCPDVLELSDSYSQTERGYLNGKRDTLRLDLRETVFDISPVASQQNSSSWKNRFGLGSEDPVVLPNSQPDMPDVWIKRSSAQNAGYSS; translated from the exons atggaggccgcgccgggcgcgccgcgccgggagcaGCGGCCCGAGGGgacgcgccgcggccgcgccagcGGCTCGCCCAG AGAAAAACGAAATGCAGGACCTTGCCAGACCTGTCTCGCCATGCCAGAGATTGGGAACACCGAGCTCAGCTACAGTGGAACTTCCTGGGAAAGAATCTGCCCAGTCCATCACTGCCCCATTCCTGCATCCCCCAGGCTAGGGGGAGAGCACCTGCCCTCCTCCAGCCACACGCTTGGACCAATTTCAACCCAGTCCAATGGGCAGGTACCATCCAGCTCCCAGGGCTCACAGCAGCCTCACCTGTATTACTCCTGCAACCAGCAGGAGCCCGGAGGCAGCTACGGCCTGCCTCCACTCCCAGGGCATGGCGAGAGGCCCATGCTGTGTTCCCACCATTCCAGCGGTGATCCCACACCGGCTTCCCACCATGACGTCTCGGAAACTCCCTGGAAACAGTGGTCCCCTGGCCAGCGACCCTCACGGCCAGTGCAGCATCACATTGTAACAGTCAG ACATGACAAAGCTTTCAGGATGCCAAAAAG TTATTCTCAAATGATCGCTGAATGGCCCGTAGCTGTCCTGGCGCTGTGTTCAGTGACAGCTGTGGTTTGTACTTTAGCTGGCCTGCTTGTTGGAAATTTGCCAGATTTCTCAGAACCCTTAATG GGTTTCGAGCCACGAGATACTGACATTGGCAGAAAGCTCATTGTGTGGAAGAACGTAGAGAGCCATACAGGCTACAAGAagaccttttccctttctccctatACTGAGAAGAACAG CTATGATGGCATGGGCATTAGCAGAGGACAGAAGGCTGTTCCAGGTGAACAGGAAGCGAGGACACGGAGAATGGTGGAACACATCTATGGAGCAGATGGTTTCTTTTGTGGTCCCCCAG aaaagagcTATTCCCAGCTGGTATTTATGTCCACAACTGCTGGGAGCTTATGGAACTTGCAAGCTATTCAGTCCATGTGTCAAATTGAACAAGACAAG ATACGCTCACATGTTCATTTTAGAGACCTCTGTCAACGTACTGAGGCCAATGAATGCTGCCCAAGCTGGTCTCTGGGGAACTATATTGCTGTCCTGTACAATAGGTCTTCTTGTTTGGAGATAACCCAAGGAGACATTTCCCATACCCTGGCTCTCCTTCGTTCCTGCGCTCCAGACTACCACAAAGGTATCCTTACTCCATCTTGCATAGGTCCTGAGACTGTGAGACAGAAACACTCTCAGTGTGCTAACGTCCCAGAAAAATGTACCCGGTTCAATGCTATTTATCAGCTGCTTCACTTCTTGGTCGACAGAGACTTTCTTAGTCCCCAGACAATGGAGTACCAAGTGCCATCTCTCAAATACAGCCTGCTGTTTTTGCCTACAAGGAAAGGTGCATCTATGATGGGGATCTATCTAGACAATCTTGAATCCTGGGATCTGTTTGATAATTATACATCTATTACTGGAATGGACCTGGGCCTTAAACAGAAACTATTCCAGCATTATCTTTTACTGGATACTAAGTATCCAGTCCTGGCAATATTAGCCATTTTTCTAAGCATTTCTTTTTACTTGCGCTCGGTCTTTATTACATTTATGGTCCTGCTCGCTGTTGTCAGTTCTTTGATGATCTCCTATTTCTTGTACAAGGTGGCCTTCAGATTCACCTACTTCCCTTTTGTAAACCTGACAGCAATTGTAATCCTCAGCAGCATCTGTGCCAATCATACCTTTGTCTTTTTTGACCTCTGGAACCTCAGCAAGAGCCAGAACCCTTCTGCTGGGCTTCCTCAGTGGGTGAGTCAAACCATGCACCATTTTGCATATCTAATGCTGGCATCTTGCTTCACAACAGGTGCTGCTTTCTATGCCAGCTACATTAGCAATATAATAGCCATCCGCTGCTTTGCTGTCTACATGGGCACCTCTGTACTGGTGAACCTGGTATTCATGATGActtggcttccttcttctgctgtccTGTACGAGCGCTACATAGCAACAAACTGCATTTACAAGCCGGAAGACTACTGGAACAACACTGGCCATAAGAGAGTTATTGTCTCCCTCCATTACATTCTCAGGGGTCTCCAGAACACATTGTGTGAAACCTCCAAGCTGTTATTTGAGAAGCTTCTGCCTTGCGGGGTCATAAAGTTTCGGTACATCTGGATCTGCTGGTTTGCAGCCTTAGCAATAGGAGGTGCCTACATTTCCTGTTCCAACCCTAAGCTCAAACTGCCTACTCTTGAGACATCATCTGTTCAGGTGTTTAGATTGAGCCATCCTTTTGAGAGGTACGATTCCGAGTACTGTCACCAATTCATGTTTGAGAGGCTGGAGCACGGAGAAGGACAGCGTATGCCTGTCACAATAGTATGGGGCATTCTGCCTGTGGATAATGGGGATCATTTCAATCCAAAAAGCAATGGCACCCTAGTGACAGATATCACCTTTACAATCCAAAATCCCGATGCCCAGAAGTGGCTCCTCGAATTCTGCCAGAAAGTGAAGAACAAAACGTTCTATTACCCCGATGCTGAGCAGAAATCTACCGTGTGCTTCATGGAGGAGTTTCTCAGGTGGATGGACAGTCGCCAATGCTCCCAACGAGACCACAGCTTCAACCTCTGTTGTAACCAGTTCTCTTTCCCGTACGGAAGCGACGTTTTCCTACACTGCATCAAAATGATGCTCCTGGAACAAGGTAGGGAAGGGGCTGAAACATATGATCTGGGTCTCAGGTTTGACGGAGAGGGAAATCTTGCTGCCTTAGTGCTACAGTTTCAAACTATTTATCACTACAGCTTCAATTACAGCAAAGCCAAACATTTCTACGAGGAAATCAACCTCTGGAtaacagaggaaatgaaaactgcCCCCGTGGGGCTTCAAAACGGATGGTTTACCAGTAAACTAGAGCTATACAATCTTCAGCACAGTCTTAGCACAGAAACGATGGTGGTCATGGGGCTCTCCATAGCCATTTCCTTTGTAGTGCTGCTGCTCACCACTTGGAACGTTCTCCTTAGCGTTTTCTCCGTTACTGCTATTGCAGGCACCGTCCTGGTAACTGTTGGCCTTTTGGTCCTCTTGGAATGGCAGCTCAATGCAGTGGAATCTCTCTTCATTTCAGCTGCAGTAGGTCTCTCCGTTGACTTTACCGTGAACTACTGCATCTCCTACCATTTGTGCCCCCATTCTGATCGCCTAAGCCGAGTGGCCTTTTCCCTGAAGCAGATGAGCTGTGCCACAGCCATGGCAGCTTCTGCTCTGTTCTCTGCAGGGGTCATCATGTTGCCGGCTACCGTCCTGGCGTATAGGAAGCTGGGGATATTCATAATGATGATCAAGTGTATCAGCTGTGGGTTTGCCAGCTTCTTCTTCCAGTCACTGTGCTGCTTCTTTGGCCCAGAGAAGAACTGCGGGCAGATCCTTTGGCCTTGTGCCCACACCATGAAAGACTATTCTGATGACTCTGGGCTGAATGGAAGCTTTGCCTGTGGGGGAAGTGAGAAGCAAAACAGACTGCGTAAGGTCCAGGAGTCCAACACTGCAAATGAGCAATATGAGCTCCAGCCCTTGTCCAGAAAACTCAGTGACAGTTTTGACAACAGCACTTCCACAAGCAAGTTGTCCAATCGGCCATCAGTACTGTCTGAAGACACACAACTGGAAGACAACAGATGCCCCAGAACAGGAATGCACCCTTCTcttgaaagagaaagacagaatctGCAGGAGACTCTTGGAGACCAGCAGGTTGGTCTGTGTCAGTGCCCTGCCTTACAGACGTCTTCTCCATACAAGCACAGCAGCTCAGGAGCAGAAATTCAAAGGGAGAGGCTCTGTAGAGATTGTCAATGTCAAAAGTACGGTCCAAAAGCTTGGGACGAGTCTGTGCTGGACCACATCCAACTGGCTGGTGTGAAAGATGACGGGCAGCTCAATAAATCACAGTGCTCTAGTGACACTGCCCAGCAGCAGTCAGATTATACCTCAGACAACAGTCATCTTCCTGCTGCTGACATCTACAAAATTCACAGATGCCTTTGTTCTCTTGGCAGCTCTTTTGACATGCTCAACATCTCCAGTGAGACGTCAATTAGTGATTTTGAGCAAGGCCTAAAACTTGCTGAATCAGCCAGTTCTTGTCCAGATGTTTTAGAGCTGTCAGATTCATACAGTCAAACAGAAAGAGGTTACTTGAACGGGAAGAGAGATACCCTGCGGCTGGACCTGAGGGAGACTGTGTTTGATATCTCGCCAGTAGCATCACAGCAAAACAGCTCCTCATGGAAAAATCGATTTGGATTAGGGAGTGAAGATCCAGTTGTGTTACCAAACAGCCAACCAGATATGCCTGATGTTTGGATCAAACGATCTAGTGCACAAAATGCTGGTTACAGCAGTTGA